Proteins found in one Agaribacterium sp. ZY112 genomic segment:
- a CDS encoding deaminase — translation MKLAIEEHLKCDEYPRVGVVVAKSGEVLATGHRGETRSVHAERVALRKLTDDEIQGATVFTTLEPCVELHEGQEIKSCAQLLIDSGVNEVVIGVLDPNGTIYSQGYRKLLENNINVSFFNRKLRAAVEEETFEFGDIHKVHGCGKRRIPVVHSGTELEVQFSEKDERIINIKWATLQPAHGCVDLSSNNGAVRVASGARNFGDISDPMIFRFPSHFARMNKGMVAIVKPANTTFYVLIQLVEIFENDIIFKWEVRNDN, via the coding sequence ATGAAACTAGCCATTGAAGAACATCTTAAGTGCGATGAATATCCACGAGTCGGTGTTGTTGTTGCAAAAAGTGGCGAAGTCTTGGCTACAGGACATCGAGGTGAAACTAGAAGTGTTCACGCAGAACGTGTCGCCTTAAGAAAGCTAACCGATGACGAAATTCAAGGGGCAACAGTTTTTACAACGTTAGAACCTTGTGTCGAATTACATGAAGGTCAAGAGATTAAGTCCTGCGCCCAATTATTGATAGATTCAGGTGTTAATGAAGTGGTAATCGGAGTTTTAGACCCAAATGGAACGATCTATTCCCAAGGTTATCGTAAGCTATTGGAAAACAATATAAATGTTAGTTTTTTCAATCGAAAATTAAGAGCCGCTGTTGAAGAAGAAACATTTGAATTTGGAGACATCCATAAAGTTCATGGCTGTGGAAAAAGAAGAATACCTGTAGTGCATAGTGGTACTGAACTTGAAGTTCAATTCAGTGAGAAAGACGAGAGAATAATCAACATAAAATGGGCAACACTTCAACCTGCTCATGGATGTGTTGATCTTTCAAGTAACAACGGGGCTGTAAGAGTCGCTTCGGGCGCAAGAAATTTTGGTGATATTAGTGATCCGATGATATTTAGGTTCCCCAGTCACTTTGCCAGAATGAATAAAGGTATGGTGGCTATAGTTAAGCCAGCTAATACAACATTTTATGTTCTCATTCAATTAGTTGAAATATTTGAAAATGATATAATTTTCAAATGGGAGGTTCGAAATGACAACTAG
- a CDS encoding AbiJ-NTD4 domain-containing protein: MKFSERIGKNKVKTGLQLNDINVELRNSLWNVLDVFFWSEDEFLYASYGKAGIEDFSSKLWHFYFKLPMDTRPNHGGEILGEIRKYYFSCEWYEIYDFLEHILKSEKNGRLIQQVNRILESELAGYRFIDSAFVPVTEEQEIEAIESAIAEGPYAGVRSHLQSAIEHLSRKENPDYRNSIKESISAVESMAKELTGNPKATLGDALNQLSRNSNIHQALKAGFSSIYGYTSDEGGIRHAMLEEPSVSVSDAKFFLVSCSSFINYLKEKV, from the coding sequence ATGAAATTTAGTGAAAGGATAGGGAAAAACAAGGTAAAAACCGGCCTTCAGTTAAATGATATAAATGTCGAGTTACGTAATTCGCTTTGGAACGTACTTGATGTGTTTTTTTGGTCGGAGGATGAGTTTTTGTATGCGTCGTACGGGAAAGCAGGAATAGAAGATTTTAGTAGTAAGTTGTGGCATTTTTATTTTAAATTGCCTATGGATACTCGACCAAATCATGGGGGGGAGATTTTAGGTGAAATACGTAAATACTACTTTTCTTGTGAATGGTATGAGATTTACGATTTTCTCGAGCATATACTAAAATCCGAAAAAAATGGAAGGCTCATCCAGCAGGTAAACCGGATATTAGAGTCAGAATTAGCTGGTTACCGATTTATCGATTCTGCTTTTGTTCCCGTTACGGAAGAGCAAGAAATAGAAGCCATAGAGAGTGCTATCGCTGAAGGGCCATATGCTGGTGTTCGGTCTCATCTTCAAAGTGCAATTGAGCATCTCTCTAGAAAAGAGAATCCCGATTATAGAAACTCGATCAAAGAATCAATTTCTGCCGTTGAGAGTATGGCTAAAGAGCTCACAGGAAATCCGAAAGCAACATTAGGTGATGCTCTTAATCAACTATCGAGAAATAGTAATATTCATCAAGCTTTAAAAGCTGGGTTTTCTTCAATCTACGGATATACCAGTGATGAAGGAGGCATTCGTCATGCAATGCTTGAGGAGCCAAGTGTGAGTGTATCTGATGCGAAATTCTTTCTTGTGTCATGCTCATCATTTATAAACTATCTAAAAGAAAAAGTATGA
- a CDS encoding type VI secretion system-associated protein TagO, with product MKSRITLLVTLLISANTFAVDNKQVAKCATIDSDLARLECYDALAQASGLAGKQTVPTQVQGKGKWSVSVDVNPVDDSKTVTLSLDADSGQSKWRQPVYLIARCKSNKTEVYIGWNDYLGREAQVLTRVGSKKAVTSYWGMSTNSKATFHNKPIPFLKEMLSENKLVAQVTPYNESPVTAVFDISGLQNAIKPLRETCAW from the coding sequence GTGAAATCAAGAATTACTCTATTGGTAACGTTATTAATTTCAGCTAATACGTTTGCTGTTGATAATAAACAAGTGGCTAAATGCGCTACTATTGATAGTGACTTGGCAAGGCTAGAGTGCTACGACGCACTAGCCCAAGCTAGTGGTTTAGCTGGAAAGCAAACTGTTCCAACTCAAGTTCAAGGTAAGGGAAAATGGAGCGTTAGTGTAGATGTAAATCCGGTGGATGACTCTAAGACCGTAACACTCTCTTTAGATGCTGATTCAGGTCAAAGTAAATGGCGCCAGCCGGTTTACCTTATAGCACGTTGCAAAAGCAACAAGACAGAGGTCTATATCGGCTGGAACGACTACCTTGGGCGAGAAGCACAAGTTTTAACGCGTGTTGGTTCAAAGAAAGCCGTAACTTCCTATTGGGGCATGTCTACAAATAGTAAGGCTACTTTCCATAACAAGCCAATTCCATTTCTCAAAGAAATGCTAAGCGAAAATAAATTGGTTGCTCAGGTAACTCCGTATAACGAAAGCCCTGTTACGGCGGTCTTTGATATCTCAGGTTTGCAAAATGCAATTAAACCACTTCGCGAAACATGTGCGTGGTAA
- a CDS encoding DNA repair ATPase, with translation MVDQAQSEQELNVVDQAVAEGGAYELIRSRLVEQGKTLQTETKRLNEARLEEFGSTDMSILGRVRIRTENNCIARDIARVGQFLVFGYNVFIGLKKETKVEDVFSLYQLVETDGNYDVEAVSLSGSFLAHAQFVKEFRELYSYYKHARLLQISVQNQKLLASFQVGEKVSDIKVFRWSISADQSQVDYIDNRGERDIALPARHDFEWLEVTRDYSVHGRYPHFNILDKVFVETVGGDLTIKVEDNTEDGLGIYREDVEDKTQSLDDADIYYAELGDLILLKIKPYRETLYRHFIFNCATQDVVRVDAIGESCVQLPESHGLIFPGGYYLASGELKIFDDLVPGLRFKRTIKSPNGEDVLFIFYEPVAGSTVLSNYNLITKELQNPISCHGQSVFDDGRAVIFNAEGDEPTRIHPMQIWNTPFFSEEFASKQPASQSFYGRIGNSELVRGISDLYSICRAIVDQQPSSYLYTELQKNTRRIFDAYHWIESDNTHDIGAVLREVVETSELILDEFEKVESIRQASIAALKEAASDQRNLLSTVHPDRWTKPAEFVDALASLRRQFGRLLSLKDLRYVDLDKISVLEIEVTEVQEKLGQDVVQFLSRDEALLPYTEQIKELEEKLQKVESIVEIEPLLESIKAIAEGLDLLSEMMATLSIRDATLRTQIIDAISEVYASLNQLRAKANNKEQELGQGEAVAQFSAQFRLFSQSITNALGSATTPEKCDEQLSRLLMQLEELEAEFSRYDEFLENIVTKREEVYESFEGRKQQLLDEQQRRAQSVADAADRIIDNIQKRLNKFSSIDDLNTYFSSDALVLKSRDLVQQLHELDSSVKADDLDARLKGAKDQAVRAIRDKSDIYEDGGNVIKLGPKHKFNVNTQELDLTIIPRDGALCFHLIGTDFYANVTDSALSELAGYWGQNLASENEDTYRAEYLAYSLYQDAQLAKSGLSIDVLSQALENEAELLKLVRDYAAPRYKEGYEKGVHDHDAARILHQLLPILSSCDLLRYTPTARGLASVFWANTQTYDIQSGWPSRAKSALQMQAVFGSSKALRLLSHECAENLTRFCSDHALDHSDSCIAQASEYLVYELARDHVEFICSKYAQLLSKKLKQSMELSSSWRAFQSALKEIEGQVGRRWLLTESWLLALCDGLSDEESSALKHYIPEAISLINAEGRLSRRNTEVELEFSVEGLLGQHKNVSKQALKVSVDRFLSRLYDHQYRVIPEYNRFLDVRQQVIDKQRAQLRLDEFKPKPLSSFVRNKLINESYLPIIGDNLAKQMGTVGDKKRSDLMGLLMMISPPGYGKTTLMEYVASRLGLIFMKINCPSLGHEVDSLDPSQAPNATAKQELNKLNLALEMGSNVMLYLDDIQHTNPEFLQKFISLCDGTRRIEGVWQGETKTYDMRGRKFCVVMAGNPYTESGELFKIPDMLANRADIYNLGDVLGGKEDIFALSYVENCLTSNPVLAPMATRELSDLYKLADKANGLQVANTDLSHSYSGAEVNEIVSVLNKLFKVRDVILKVNAQYIKSAAQGDDYRTEPPFKLQGSYRNMNKMAEKISAVMNDDELQQVIADHYLGEAQLLTTGAEENLLKLKELRQVLTESESERWLSIKAEFNKTRAMGGQGADSGTKVANQLAQLTAHTAELKDIFITEPSQISDAEKQIVTQLANINSSLEHNNQPAQQLEKLQSTIERLVASLAQVECNVEVVNEPVPGIDLLLKTLADTIEGSIYPLVRAMEGKLDIDLRTHSKLENIFERLRAMDTEGSTRKVQHNPLSGEKE, from the coding sequence GTGGTTGATCAGGCCCAGAGTGAACAAGAATTAAATGTCGTAGATCAAGCGGTAGCCGAAGGCGGTGCTTATGAACTCATTCGCTCACGTTTAGTCGAACAAGGTAAAACCTTACAAACTGAGACAAAGCGGCTTAACGAGGCTAGGCTGGAAGAGTTTGGCTCGACAGATATGTCCATTTTAGGGCGGGTACGTATTAGGACAGAGAACAATTGTATTGCTCGTGACATTGCTCGTGTAGGTCAATTTTTAGTCTTTGGTTATAACGTCTTTATTGGCTTGAAAAAAGAAACGAAGGTTGAAGATGTCTTTTCCTTATACCAATTGGTTGAAACCGATGGTAACTACGATGTAGAAGCTGTATCGCTATCGGGGTCGTTTTTAGCTCATGCTCAGTTTGTAAAAGAGTTTCGTGAGCTTTACTCCTATTATAAACATGCACGTTTGTTGCAGATTAGTGTGCAGAACCAGAAATTACTCGCGTCATTTCAGGTCGGTGAAAAAGTCAGTGATATCAAGGTGTTCAGATGGTCCATTTCGGCGGATCAAAGTCAAGTAGACTACATCGATAATCGAGGTGAGCGTGATATTGCACTGCCTGCAAGGCATGACTTTGAATGGCTAGAGGTTACCCGTGACTATAGTGTGCATGGTCGCTACCCTCATTTTAATATCCTCGATAAGGTTTTTGTTGAAACCGTTGGTGGTGATTTAACTATCAAGGTTGAAGATAATACTGAAGATGGTTTGGGAATTTATCGTGAGGACGTTGAGGATAAAACACAGTCCCTTGATGATGCTGACATTTATTATGCTGAACTCGGCGATCTAATTCTACTTAAGATCAAACCCTATCGCGAGACGTTGTATCGGCACTTTATATTTAACTGTGCTACTCAAGATGTAGTTCGTGTAGATGCTATTGGTGAATCCTGCGTGCAGCTACCCGAAAGTCACGGTCTTATTTTTCCCGGTGGTTATTACTTGGCTTCAGGTGAGCTGAAAATATTTGATGACTTAGTTCCTGGGTTACGATTTAAGCGTACGATAAAGTCTCCAAACGGCGAAGATGTTCTATTTATATTTTACGAGCCGGTTGCTGGGAGTACGGTTTTATCAAACTACAATTTGATTACCAAGGAGCTACAAAACCCTATTTCTTGTCATGGTCAAAGTGTTTTTGATGATGGCAGGGCGGTTATATTTAACGCCGAAGGTGATGAGCCTACTCGTATTCATCCAATGCAAATTTGGAATACCCCTTTTTTCTCGGAAGAGTTTGCGAGTAAACAGCCAGCCAGCCAGTCATTTTATGGACGTATTGGTAATTCTGAGTTAGTTCGCGGAATATCAGACTTATACAGCATATGTCGAGCTATTGTGGACCAGCAGCCTAGTTCTTATCTTTATACGGAGTTACAAAAAAATACTCGGCGTATTTTTGATGCCTACCATTGGATTGAAAGTGACAATACTCACGACATCGGGGCGGTTCTGAGAGAGGTTGTTGAAACGTCAGAATTGATTTTAGATGAATTTGAAAAGGTTGAGAGTATTCGTCAAGCTTCGATTGCTGCGCTTAAAGAAGCCGCTAGTGATCAGAGAAATTTATTATCGACTGTCCACCCTGATCGATGGACCAAACCCGCTGAATTTGTTGATGCTTTGGCTTCGTTACGCCGCCAATTTGGCCGCTTGCTTAGCTTGAAAGATCTACGTTATGTCGACTTGGATAAAATATCGGTCTTAGAAATCGAAGTGACCGAGGTGCAGGAGAAACTCGGTCAAGATGTGGTTCAATTTCTATCCCGAGATGAGGCGTTGTTACCTTATACAGAGCAAATAAAAGAGCTCGAAGAAAAGTTACAGAAGGTCGAGTCAATTGTTGAAATTGAACCATTGCTGGAATCAATTAAAGCAATTGCTGAGGGCTTGGATTTATTGTCGGAAATGATGGCTACCTTGTCGATTCGGGATGCAACATTAAGAACTCAAATTATTGATGCTATATCAGAGGTATACGCTTCATTAAATCAGTTGCGAGCAAAGGCAAATAACAAAGAGCAAGAGCTTGGTCAGGGCGAGGCTGTTGCCCAATTCTCTGCTCAGTTTCGTCTTTTCTCCCAGAGTATTACCAATGCCTTGGGTAGTGCGACAACACCAGAAAAATGTGATGAGCAGTTGTCTAGACTGCTGATGCAGTTAGAAGAGCTCGAAGCCGAGTTCAGTCGCTATGATGAGTTTTTAGAAAATATTGTTACTAAACGAGAAGAGGTGTATGAGAGCTTCGAAGGGCGAAAGCAACAGCTGTTAGATGAACAGCAGCGCCGAGCTCAATCTGTGGCTGATGCGGCTGATCGTATTATTGATAATATCCAGAAACGTTTGAATAAGTTTTCAAGCATTGATGACCTAAATACTTACTTTTCATCCGATGCCTTGGTGCTAAAAAGTCGGGATTTAGTACAGCAGCTACATGAGCTAGATAGCTCTGTTAAAGCTGATGATCTTGATGCTCGTTTAAAGGGAGCTAAAGATCAAGCTGTACGTGCTATACGTGATAAAAGTGATATCTATGAGGATGGCGGTAACGTTATCAAGCTTGGGCCTAAGCATAAATTTAACGTAAATACCCAAGAGTTAGATTTAACGATTATTCCACGTGACGGTGCTTTATGTTTTCATCTTATAGGTACTGACTTTTATGCAAATGTAACGGATAGCGCCTTGAGTGAGCTGGCGGGTTACTGGGGGCAAAACCTTGCTTCTGAAAATGAAGATACGTATCGAGCGGAGTATCTTGCTTATAGTTTGTATCAAGATGCTCAGCTAGCTAAGTCGGGTTTAAGTATAGATGTACTTAGTCAAGCCTTAGAAAACGAGGCTGAATTACTGAAATTAGTTCGCGATTATGCCGCTCCGCGCTACAAAGAAGGTTATGAGAAAGGTGTGCATGACCACGATGCGGCTCGCATCCTTCACCAATTACTACCTATTTTATCGAGTTGTGATCTACTTCGTTATACACCTACAGCGCGAGGTTTGGCCAGTGTATTTTGGGCAAATACACAGACTTATGATATTCAAAGTGGTTGGCCGAGCCGCGCTAAATCTGCCTTGCAAATGCAAGCGGTTTTTGGGAGTAGTAAGGCTTTACGGCTACTTAGTCATGAGTGTGCAGAGAATCTAACGCGTTTTTGTAGCGACCATGCTCTCGATCATAGTGATAGTTGTATAGCACAAGCATCAGAATATTTGGTTTATGAATTAGCACGCGATCATGTTGAATTTATTTGTAGTAAATATGCTCAATTACTTTCTAAAAAGCTCAAACAGAGTATGGAGCTCAGTAGTTCTTGGCGTGCATTTCAATCGGCATTAAAAGAGATAGAAGGGCAGGTCGGTCGTCGCTGGTTGCTGACTGAAAGCTGGTTATTAGCTCTGTGTGATGGTCTGAGTGACGAAGAGAGCAGTGCACTTAAGCATTATATCCCAGAAGCCATTAGCCTGATTAATGCCGAAGGTAGACTGAGCCGACGCAATACTGAAGTTGAGCTCGAGTTTAGCGTAGAGGGCTTATTAGGCCAGCATAAAAACGTAAGTAAACAAGCTTTAAAGGTTTCAGTTGATCGCTTTTTGAGTCGCTTATATGACCATCAGTATAGAGTTATCCCTGAATACAATCGCTTTCTCGATGTACGTCAGCAAGTTATTGATAAGCAGCGCGCACAGTTGCGTTTAGACGAGTTTAAACCTAAGCCCCTTAGTTCTTTCGTGCGTAACAAACTCATTAACGAGAGCTATTTGCCTATTATCGGTGACAACCTAGCTAAGCAAATGGGCACTGTTGGCGATAAAAAGCGCAGTGATTTGATGGGCTTGCTGATGATGATATCACCACCTGGTTACGGTAAAACAACTTTGATGGAGTACGTTGCCAGCCGCTTGGGCTTGATCTTTATGAAGATCAATTGTCCTTCGCTTGGTCATGAAGTTGATTCATTAGATCCATCACAAGCTCCTAATGCGACTGCGAAACAAGAGCTAAATAAACTTAATTTAGCCTTGGAAATGGGCAGTAATGTCATGCTCTATTTGGATGATATTCAGCATACTAACCCTGAATTTTTACAGAAGTTTATTTCTTTGTGTGATGGCACACGCCGAATTGAAGGTGTATGGCAAGGAGAAACTAAAACTTACGACATGCGTGGCCGCAAGTTTTGTGTGGTAATGGCGGGTAACCCTTACACCGAATCAGGTGAGTTATTTAAAATTCCCGACATGTTAGCTAATAGAGCAGATATTTATAATTTAGGTGATGTTCTTGGTGGTAAAGAGGATATATTTGCATTAAGTTATGTTGAAAATTGCTTAACTTCTAACCCTGTCTTGGCGCCAATGGCTACTCGTGAACTGAGTGACTTGTATAAACTTGCTGATAAGGCGAATGGGTTGCAGGTTGCTAATACTGACCTTAGTCACAGCTACTCTGGAGCGGAGGTGAATGAAATTGTCTCAGTTTTAAACAAGCTGTTTAAAGTACGAGATGTTATTTTAAAGGTGAATGCTCAATACATTAAATCAGCTGCGCAGGGCGATGACTATCGAACAGAGCCTCCATTCAAGTTACAGGGTAGTTATCGTAATATGAATAAAATGGCCGAAAAGATCTCCGCTGTAATGAATGATGATGAGTTGCAACAGGTGATCGCCGACCATTATTTAGGTGAAGCTCAACTACTAACAACCGGAGCGGAGGAGAACTTATTAAAACTTAAGGAATTACGTCAAGTTTTAACTGAGAGTGAATCGGAGCGTTGGTTAAGTATCAAGGCCGAATTTAATAAAACGCGGGCTATGGGCGGTCAGGGAGCGGACTCTGGTACTAAGGTCGCTAATCAGTTGGCACAGCTAACTGCGCATACGGCTGAGTTGAAGGATATTTTTATTACAGAGCCGAGTCAAATCTCTGATGCTGAAAAACAAATTGTTACGCAGTTAGCTAATATTAACTCAAGCTTAGAGCATAATAATCAGCCTGCGCAGCAGTTAGAAAAGCTGCAGAGTACGATTGAAAGATTAGTGGCGTCATTGGCTCAGGTTGAGTGTAATGTAGAGGTAGTGAATGAGCCTGTTCCAGGTATTGATCTATTATTGAAAACACTTGCGGATACTATTGAAGGTTCTATTTACCCCTTAGTTCGAGCAATGGAAGGTAAGCTTGATATCGATTTACGTACCCACTCTAAATTAGAGAATATCTTTGAGCGATTACGAGCAATGGATACAGAAGGCTCCACCCGTAAGGTGCAACATAACCCCTTATCTGGAGAGAAAGAATAA
- a CDS encoding DUF1449 domain-containing protein, whose translation MFEQTIDIAFSFPVAIYTVFLGVMVVLWLVTLLGVLDLDFLDFDVDLDGDVDIDLNMDSPTAEAVAGFLISWGLVGVPITIMLTVLALSAWIVCYYIVYFLFGFIPSGVLQYVAGLPALVFSFFIAVKVTAVLIKPLKPLFKKVGRTIEKTVLGQVATVRSSKVTSSFGEAVINDLGADLLLKIWTDQPNSLSKGDKVVPIEYDSVKGTYLVVPESEFKN comes from the coding sequence ATGTTTGAGCAAACAATCGATATTGCTTTCTCTTTCCCGGTAGCTATTTATACCGTATTCCTTGGGGTCATGGTGGTGTTGTGGCTGGTGACCTTACTAGGTGTTCTTGATCTTGACTTCCTAGATTTTGATGTTGATTTAGACGGTGATGTTGATATCGATTTAAACATGGACAGCCCGACAGCAGAAGCCGTAGCTGGTTTTTTGATTAGCTGGGGCTTAGTTGGCGTGCCTATTACGATTATGCTCACTGTGCTCGCGTTAAGTGCTTGGATCGTCTGTTACTACATCGTCTATTTCTTATTTGGCTTTATTCCTTCTGGTGTCTTGCAGTATGTGGCGGGCCTTCCAGCTTTGGTCTTTTCGTTTTTTATTGCAGTAAAAGTCACGGCTGTTTTAATTAAACCTTTAAAGCCTTTGTTCAAAAAAGTAGGCCGTACCATTGAAAAAACGGTGTTGGGTCAAGTGGCAACGGTTCGTTCTTCAAAAGTGACAAGCAGCTTTGGTGAGGCTGTTATTAATGATCTTGGTGCTGATTTGTTATTGAAAATATGGACAGATCAACCCAATTCTCTAAGTAAAGGTGACAAAGTAGTGCCGATTGAATACGACAGTGTCAAAGGTACTTATTTGGTCGTTCCCGAATCCGAATTTAAAAACTAA
- a CDS encoding YjfI family protein produces the protein MHKQLQELTLKLADANFQGYSFNCLLIPGEQAVLQITVSGQEEIPIYVTVTETQILCIAYLFKENEVKPEAMTELNERCLQLNVPMPLSAYAKIDDYYALFGSLSIHSLFDNVMLEIVTLSDNSIAALEAVEDLLK, from the coding sequence ATGCACAAGCAATTACAAGAACTAACCCTGAAGCTAGCAGACGCTAACTTTCAGGGTTACAGCTTTAACTGTTTACTTATACCAGGTGAACAAGCAGTACTACAGATTACGGTATCAGGGCAGGAAGAGATCCCTATCTATGTCACAGTGACAGAGACTCAAATCTTATGTATTGCCTACCTGTTTAAGGAGAATGAAGTTAAACCTGAAGCGATGACTGAGCTTAATGAGCGCTGTTTACAACTGAATGTGCCCATGCCTCTATCGGCCTATGCCAAGATTGATGACTATTATGCACTGTTTGGCTCACTTTCCATCCACTCACTGTTTGACAACGTCATGCTTGAGATTGTCACCCTCAGTGACAACTCAATTGCGGCCCTTGAAGCCGTTGAAGACTTACTGAAATAA
- a CDS encoding PspA/IM30 family protein, with protein MNILKKLLTALRGGAREAGEAVIDANAMRIYEQEIVDARNHIGQAKESLTTVMAQDMQVKRELEALTSEIAKHEVYATEALNKGNEALALEVAEKIAKLENELKQLSERKDELVKQIDSLKTQIRNGEKTIAEHERQLAMVKTTDSVQKATIAISENIAANNSQLNSAKDSLERIRKRQQETSDKLVAGAELAEENSDAGLKQKLQEAGIVEENTGAAVLARLKAKS; from the coding sequence ATGAACATATTAAAGAAATTGTTAACCGCCCTGCGTGGCGGTGCTCGTGAAGCCGGTGAGGCTGTCATAGATGCAAATGCAATGCGTATTTACGAGCAAGAAATTGTCGACGCACGTAATCACATAGGCCAAGCCAAGGAAAGCCTTACAACTGTAATGGCGCAAGACATGCAAGTTAAGCGTGAACTTGAAGCCCTTACGTCTGAGATTGCTAAACACGAAGTTTATGCGACCGAGGCTCTTAATAAAGGTAACGAGGCTCTTGCCTTAGAAGTAGCAGAGAAAATTGCCAAACTTGAGAATGAATTAAAACAGCTCAGCGAACGTAAAGACGAGCTAGTGAAGCAAATTGATTCACTCAAAACTCAAATTCGCAACGGTGAAAAAACCATTGCTGAGCACGAGCGCCAGCTCGCTATGGTTAAAACAACCGACAGTGTTCAGAAGGCCACCATCGCTATATCTGAAAACATTGCCGCGAATAACAGCCAATTAAACTCCGCCAAAGACTCACTTGAGCGCATACGTAAACGCCAACAAGAAACCAGTGACAAATTAGTTGCTGGCGCTGAACTGGCTGAAGAAAACAGCGATGCAGGCCTTAAACAAAAGCTGCAAGAAGCCGGTATTGTTGAAGAGAACACCGGGGCTGCAGTATTAGCTCGCTTAAAAGCGAAATCATAA
- a CDS encoding zf-TFIIB domain-containing protein: MNCTSCKNGTLKPNYLDGSLLVHQCTNCKGNWLYISDYLRWLELGGKTKQNNASTTINIEESNKALLCPVSGSLMTKYKISHDSTHRLDFSASANGVWLDSGEWELLKEKSLSHSLTDVFTSHWQKELRSQEAKTVLSTIYQGQFGNDDYEKIKQTKTWLDSNPNKAKLIAYLLDENPYSTH; encoded by the coding sequence ATGAATTGCACTAGCTGTAAAAATGGAACTCTAAAACCAAATTACTTAGATGGCAGTTTATTAGTGCATCAATGCACTAACTGTAAAGGTAATTGGCTCTATATTAGTGATTACTTACGCTGGCTCGAATTAGGCGGTAAAACAAAACAGAACAATGCCTCAACTACGATCAACATAGAAGAGAGTAATAAAGCCCTGCTTTGCCCTGTAAGTGGTAGCTTGATGACAAAATATAAAATTTCTCATGACTCAACACATCGTCTCGATTTCAGCGCTTCGGCAAATGGTGTTTGGCTAGATAGTGGTGAATGGGAGCTACTCAAAGAAAAGAGCTTAAGCCATAGTTTGACTGATGTCTTTACTTCCCACTGGCAGAAAGAACTACGTTCTCAAGAAGCAAAAACCGTATTAAGTACGATATATCAAGGTCAGTTTGGCAACGATGATTATGAAAAAATCAAACAAACAAAAACCTGGTTAGATTCAAACCCTAATAAAGCTAAACTTATTGCCTATTTGTTAGATGAAAATCCATACTCTACACATTAG